The genomic interval CGAGCTTGGCCTGGGCCCGGGTGCGATCCACGCTCCACGAAAGAGGGATCTCCAGGCGCCCGGCCTGGGCCTCCTTCACCCGATACAGCCGTGCCGCGAGCGTTCCGTCCTCCGAGAGCTCGCGGACGTGCTTCATGGTGGCGGCGACGTCGACCTCGATGCCGAGCTCACCGAAGGTCGTCTTCACGTTGCCCTCGCCGTCCGGAAGCTCGAGATACGCCTCCCGGGACAGCAGCGCTTGCCGGCGTCGCTCCAGCCAGTCCCCCAGGCTCTCGTGCTCGGGCTGGACCTGGCCGTCGATGGCGAGCCCCCGGAGCGCGCGACCGGGGGGCAGGAAGTGCCAATACGCCACACCGACCCCTGCTCCCGCGCCTGCGGTGAGGAGAACGAGGACGGTGGGGACGATGAGCTTCTTCCGCACGGCGAAATGGTAGCTGGGGGAAACGCCCGACGGCAAAGTGCCCGGCGGACACTCTCGGTACGCTCGGGCGCCGCGGCGTCTTCCGCTCAACCGCCAAGCGGCAGGATCAAGGTCACCCGGGCCCCGCCCTGCGCGCCGTTCTCCACGAGAAATTGCCCATCACTGCGTTCTGCCAGCCGAGCGGCGATGCCGAGGCCGAAGCCGGTCCCACCCGCTTTGGTCGAGCCCCCCTGACCGGGCAAGGCCGCCAGCTGGCTCGGGCGAAAGCCAGGTCCATCGTCCCGTACCTCCACGCGCACCTCGCCCCCGACCGCCTCCCAGCTCAGCTCGACCTTTGTCGCACCGCGGTCGCCATCCCCCTCACAGGCGTTGATGAGCAGGTTGGTGAGGGCGCGCTGGAAGGCCGTCGCGCCCCCCGACACCAGTGCTTGGAGCTCACCATCGGAACCCCGGGGCTCGATGTTCACGTGGGGGAAGCGACGCGCCACGCGTTCGACCGACGCCCGTGCGATGAGCGCCACGCGGACCGGCGAGCACGGAGAGTCGAGCTCCAGCGCCGCGCGATCCAGCATGCGGGCAACCCGCTCGCTGATCTGTCCCAGATCTTCGCGCAAGTTACCGACCACCGAGCTGTCACCGTCCTGCACTTCCGCTTCCAGGAGCTGCAAATCGATGGCGGCGGCGCTCACCAGAGAGCGCACGTCGTGGTGCTCGGAGAGCAGCGTCGCCACGCCGCGCCGAGCTCGCTCCGCCGTCAAGGCGTCGGTGGCGCCGCGTTCGGCGAGCACGCGCGTGCGCCGGGCGATCACCACCGCCATGGCCGCCGCCGCCAGCAGGATGATGGCGTACACGGTTACGCTGGCTGCGCTGTTGGCGTACTGCACGCCGTGCCGCGCGCGGTCGAGCAGCGTGAGCGCCATCAAGGACACGCCGTTCAACAGGCCGCCCAAGACAGCGGCACGAGCGGAGTGGCGGAATCCTGACGCCACCGTGATCAGCACCAAAGACGCCGTGTCCGGCATCATCAAGATGGAGCCGTAGTCGGTGGGATACAGGATGTCCGGCACCAAGGTGCCGAAACAGGTCACGGCATCCACTGCGACCGAAACCATCGACAGGCCGCGGCTCCCGGCCTTCGCCCACATCAGCACGTACAAGGAGAACGCCATCGCCGAGGCGACGGACAGCACGGTCAGCGCGGCCCGCGTCGGTTCCCAA from Polyangiaceae bacterium carries:
- a CDS encoding HAMP domain-containing histidine kinase, giving the protein MDGRSAPLSEIPTEAVAKVMGRSALRGERVFAVLRLVFCAAVLGRYFLVTIWEPTRAALTVLSVASAMAFSLYVLMWAKAGSRGLSMVSVAVDAVTCFGTLVPDILYPTDYGSILMMPDTASLVLITVASGFRHSARAAVLGGLLNGVSLMALTLLDRARHGVQYANSAASVTVYAIILLAAAAMAVVIARRTRVLAERGATDALTAERARRGVATLLSEHHDVRSLVSAAAIDLQLLEAEVQDGDSSVVGNLREDLGQISERVARMLDRAALELDSPCSPVRVALIARASVERVARRFPHVNIEPRGSDGELQALVSGGATAFQRALTNLLINACEGDGDRGATKVELSWEAVGGEVRVEVRDDGPGFRPSQLAALPGQGGSTKAGGTGFGLGIAARLAERSDGQFLVENGAQGGARVTLILPLGG